The Burkholderia pyrrocinia genome has a segment encoding these proteins:
- the gcvP gene encoding aminomethyl-transferring glycine dehydrogenase codes for MKLEHPDRLMNRTPLSLAALETHDAFAERHIGPDAASQQAMLDTLGFASRAALMDAVIPASIRRAETLPLGPFAQPKSEAEALAALRVLADKNQVFRSYIGQGYHDTHTPAVILRNVLENPAWYTAYTPYQPEISQGRLEALLNFQQMVADLTGLAISNASLLDEATAAAEAMTLLQRTGKPASNVFYVADDVLPQTLEVIRTRALPIGIEVKTGPAADAAQSNAFGVLLQYPGVNGDVRDYRALTEAIHAAGGHVVVAADLLALTVLTPPGEWGADVAIGNTQRFGVPMGFGGPHAAYLAVRDEFKRQMPGRLVGVTVDAQGKPALRLALQTREQHIRREKATSNVCTAQALLAIMASMYAVYHGPHGLKTIALRVNRIAALLAAGVKQLGFATVNDTFFDTLTIDTGARTAQVHEFAKGKRINLRRVSDTQVGVSVDETTTRDDLADLLAVFAQAAGGTAPAVDALDAGLAGVAALPAGLERTSAYLTHHVFNRHHSETEMLRYLRSLSDKDLALDRSMIPLGSCTMKLNATSEMLPVTWPEFGQIHPFAPADQTVGYREMIDQLEQMLVAATGYAAVSLQPNAGSQGEYAGLLIIHAYHASRGESHRDICLIPASAHGTNPASAHMAGMKVVVVACDAQGNVDIADLKAKADEHSKDLAAIMITYPSTHGVFEQNVREICEIVHAHGGQVYVDGANMNAMVGLTAPGQFGGDVSHLNLHKTFCIPHGGGGPGVGPVAVGAHLAKFLPNQRSTGYSRDESGIGAVSAAPYGSASILPISWMYIAMMGAKNLTAATETAILNANYIAKRLAPHYPVLYSGPGGLVAHECILDLRPIKDSSGISVDDVAKRLMDYGFHAPTMSFPVPGTLMVEPTESESQEELDRFIAAMIAIREEIRAVEEGRADREDNPLRHAPHTAAVVTANEWPHAYSREQAAYPVASLGTNKYWPPVGRADNAYGDRNLFCSCVPMSEYA; via the coding sequence ATGAAGCTCGAACACCCGGACCGCCTGATGAACCGCACGCCCCTCTCGCTCGCCGCGCTCGAAACGCACGACGCGTTCGCCGAACGCCATATCGGCCCCGACGCCGCCAGCCAGCAGGCCATGCTCGACACGCTCGGCTTCGCGTCGCGCGCCGCCCTGATGGACGCCGTGATCCCGGCCTCGATCCGCCGCGCCGAAACGCTGCCGCTCGGCCCGTTCGCGCAGCCGAAGAGCGAGGCCGAAGCCCTCGCCGCGCTGCGGGTTCTCGCGGACAAGAACCAGGTGTTCCGCTCGTATATCGGCCAGGGTTACCACGACACGCACACGCCGGCGGTGATCCTGCGCAACGTGCTCGAAAACCCGGCGTGGTACACGGCGTACACGCCGTACCAGCCCGAAATTTCCCAAGGCCGCCTCGAGGCGCTCCTGAACTTCCAGCAGATGGTGGCCGACCTCACGGGCCTCGCGATCTCGAACGCGTCGCTGCTCGATGAAGCGACCGCGGCGGCCGAAGCGATGACGCTGCTGCAGCGCACCGGCAAGCCGGCGTCGAACGTGTTCTACGTCGCCGACGACGTGCTGCCGCAGACGCTCGAAGTGATCCGCACGCGCGCGCTGCCGATCGGCATCGAGGTCAAGACGGGCCCGGCCGCCGACGCGGCACAATCGAACGCGTTCGGCGTGCTGCTGCAATACCCGGGCGTGAACGGCGACGTGCGCGACTACCGCGCACTCACGGAAGCGATCCACGCGGCCGGCGGCCACGTGGTCGTCGCAGCCGACCTGCTTGCACTCACCGTGCTGACGCCGCCCGGCGAATGGGGCGCGGACGTCGCGATCGGCAACACGCAGCGCTTCGGCGTGCCGATGGGCTTCGGCGGCCCGCACGCCGCGTATCTCGCGGTGCGCGACGAATTCAAGCGCCAGATGCCGGGCCGCCTCGTCGGCGTGACGGTCGACGCGCAGGGCAAGCCCGCGCTGCGCCTCGCGCTGCAAACCCGCGAACAGCACATCCGCCGCGAAAAGGCGACGTCGAACGTGTGTACCGCGCAGGCGCTGCTCGCGATCATGGCCAGCATGTACGCGGTCTACCACGGCCCGCACGGGCTGAAGACGATCGCGCTGCGCGTGAACCGCATCGCGGCGCTGCTCGCCGCCGGCGTGAAGCAGCTCGGCTTCGCGACCGTCAACGACACGTTCTTCGACACGCTGACGATCGACACCGGCGCGCGCACCGCGCAGGTTCACGAATTCGCGAAGGGCAAGCGCATCAACCTGCGCCGCGTGAGCGACACGCAAGTCGGCGTGTCGGTCGACGAAACGACGACGCGCGACGACCTCGCCGATCTCCTCGCCGTGTTCGCGCAGGCCGCAGGCGGCACCGCGCCGGCCGTCGACGCGCTGGACGCGGGCCTCGCCGGCGTCGCCGCGCTGCCGGCCGGCCTCGAGCGCACGAGCGCGTACCTGACGCACCACGTGTTCAACCGCCACCATTCCGAAACCGAAATGCTGCGCTACCTGCGCAGCCTGTCGGACAAGGATCTCGCGCTCGACCGCTCGATGATCCCGCTCGGCTCGTGCACGATGAAGCTGAACGCGACGTCGGAAATGCTGCCCGTCACGTGGCCCGAATTCGGCCAGATCCACCCGTTCGCGCCGGCCGACCAGACCGTCGGCTACCGCGAGATGATCGACCAGCTCGAGCAGATGCTCGTCGCGGCCACCGGCTACGCGGCCGTGTCGCTGCAGCCGAACGCGGGCTCGCAGGGCGAGTACGCGGGCCTGCTGATCATCCACGCGTATCACGCATCGCGCGGCGAGAGCCACCGCGACATCTGCCTGATCCCGGCGTCCGCGCACGGCACGAACCCGGCATCCGCGCACATGGCCGGCATGAAGGTCGTGGTCGTCGCGTGCGACGCGCAGGGCAACGTCGACATCGCCGACCTGAAGGCCAAGGCCGACGAGCATTCGAAGGACCTCGCGGCGATCATGATCACGTATCCGTCGACGCACGGCGTGTTCGAGCAGAACGTCCGCGAAATCTGCGAGATCGTCCATGCGCACGGCGGCCAGGTGTACGTCGACGGCGCGAACATGAACGCGATGGTCGGCCTGACCGCGCCGGGCCAGTTCGGCGGCGACGTGTCGCACCTGAACCTGCACAAGACCTTCTGCATCCCGCACGGCGGCGGCGGCCCGGGCGTCGGCCCGGTCGCAGTCGGCGCGCACCTCGCGAAGTTCCTGCCGAACCAGCGTTCGACCGGCTACTCGCGCGACGAAAGCGGCATCGGTGCGGTGTCGGCCGCCCCGTACGGCTCGGCGTCGATCCTGCCGATCTCGTGGATGTACATCGCGATGATGGGCGCGAAGAACCTGACCGCCGCGACGGAAACCGCGATCCTCAACGCGAACTACATCGCGAAGCGCCTCGCGCCGCACTACCCGGTGCTGTACTCGGGCCCGGGCGGGCTGGTCGCGCACGAATGCATTCTCGACCTGCGTCCGATCAAGGATTCGAGCGGCATCAGCGTCGACGACGTCGCGAAGCGCCTGATGGACTACGGCTTCCACGCGCCGACGATGAGCTTCCCGGTGCCGGGCACGCTGATGGTCGAGCCGACCGAATCGGAATCGCAGGAAGAACTCGACCGCTTCATCGCCGCGATGATCGCGATCCGCGAGGAAATCCGCGCGGTCGAGGAAGGCCGCGCCGACCGCGAGGACAACCCGCTGCGTCACGCACCGCACACGGCGGCCGTCGTCACCGCGAACGAATGGCCGCACGCGTACTCGCGCGAGCAGGCTGCGTACCCGGTCGCATCGCTCGGCACGAACAAGTACTGGCCGCCGGTCGGCCGCGCGGACAACGCCTACGGCGACCGCAACCTGTTCTGCTCGTGCGTGCCGATGTCGGAATACGCATAA